The Candidatus Poribacteria bacterium sequence GTCAGCCCTGGATCCGATGGAGCTTCAAGGTTCCACAACCGAATCGTGTTGTCCGCACTCCCGCTGGCAAGGGTACTTCCGTCGGGGGAGAACGCTACAGACATAACATTAAGCCTATGACCTGTAAGAGTTTTTTCGTGCGCGCCGGTATGAGCGTCCCATAACATAATCGTGTTGTCCGCGCTCCCACTGGCAAGGGTACTTCCGTCGGGGGAGAACGCTACAGACATGATATTATCCGTATGTCCTTTCAGGGCCTTCTCGTGCACACCGGTAAAGGGGTTCCACAGATGAATCGTACCGTCATAACTGCCGCTGGCGATGGTGCGTCCATCGGGAGAGAACGCGACAGACCGGGATCCTGTATACCTTGGCCCCGGTCTCAGAGTCTTCTCGTTCGAGCCAGTGGGTACGTCCCACAGTCGAATCGTGCCGTCCTCGTTCGTACTGGCGAGGGTGTATCCATCAGGGGAAAATGCTACGGAAGTGACAGTATTCCCTCCGAGGGTCATCTTACGCGCGCCGGTGTTGGCGTCCCACAGCCGAATCGTGTCGTCCTGGCTGCCGCTGGCGAGGGTCCTTCCGTCGGGAGAGAACGCTACGGACCAGATTCCACCTGTATGCCCTTCAAGGGTCCTTTTGTGCGTTCCGGTACGGGAATCCCACAGCCGAATTGTCCGGTCTCCGCTCCCACTTGCAAGCGTATAGCCATCTGGGGAGAACGCTACGGAACTGGGAGTATGCCCTCTGAGGGTCATTTTATGCGCGCCGGTGTTGGCGTCCCACAGCCGAATCGTGCCGTCCTGGCTGCCGCTGGCGAGGGTCCTTCCGTCCGGGGAGAACGCTACGGACATAATCCCACCCGTATGCCCTCTAAGGATTGGCTCTTCAGAGATTGGAGGATCGTATCGGACGCTGTATCGCTGAACCGTGGTGTTCCCTACGCCCTCTATGTTCTGGACCGCATTGGCGAGCACATCGACTGTCACTTGGCCTGGGTTGTCGAGCGCGATCCTCGCCGTGTAGGCAGTGCCGGAACCCGACAACTTCATTAGGGAACCATTGCTGACCCGGATGTCGGTCGCCTCAAAGCCTGCCACGGGCTTGTTGAACCGAATCGTTACACCGAACGGTCCAGTCACTGGGCCAGTTGGTCCGGTAATCGTCATTGTCGGTGCCGAATCCCATAGGGCTTCAAGGTTCCACAACCGAATTGTCCGGTCCTTGCTCCCACTAGCCAGGGTCCTTCCGTCCGGGGAATACGCTACGGACATGACATCCCTCTCGAATCCCCTATATGCGCGCCCTCTAAGGATCATCTCACCCGCGCCGGTGTTGGCGTTCCACAGTCGAATCGTGCCGTCCTCGCTCGTACTGGCGAGGGTCTCTCCGTCCGGGGAGAATGCTACGGAAGTGACCCACCAATGCCCCGTAAGGGTCTTCCTGTGCGCCCCAGTGTTGACATCCCACAGCCAAATGCTGCGCCCACCCCCACTAGCGAGGGTGCTTCCGTCGGGAGAGAACGCTACGGACATGATATCATCGGTATGCCCTCTGAGGGTCATCCTATGCGCGCCGGTGTTGGCGTCCCACAGCCGAATCGTGTCGTCCTCACTCCCGCTGGCGAGGGTCTTTCCATCCGGAGAATACGCTATGGAAGTAACCCACCACCCATGCCCTGTAAGGGTCATCCTGTGCGCGCCGGTGTTGGCGTTCCACAGTCGAATCGTGTGGTCATTGCTCCCACTAGCGAGGGCACTTCCGTCGGGAGAGAACGCTACAGATCTGACATCATCCTTATGCCCTCTAAGAATCCTCTTGAGCCTCCCGGTGTTGGCGTCCCATAGCCGAACCGTGTCGTCCCGGCTGCCACTGGCGAGCGTGTTTCCGCCCGGGGAATACGCTACAGACATGACATCATCCCTATGCCCTCTCAAGATCCTGGAGCCGGTACCCCACAGTCGAATCGTGTCGTCCCGGCTGCCACTGGCGAGCGTGTTTCCGCCCGGGGAATATGCTACAGACATGACATCACCCTTATGCCCTTCAAGGGTCCTCTTGTGCGTTCTGGAACTGACGTCCCACAGCCGAATCATCTTGTCCTGGCTTCCACTAGCGAGTGTATTTCCGTCCGCAGAGAACGCTACGGACATGACAGCAGCCCTATGTCCTCTCAGGTTCATTTCGTGTACACCGGTACCGGCGTTCCACAACTGAATCGTCAAGGTAATATTGTCATCGTTATGGCTCCCACTCGCGAGGGTCTTTCCATCCGGGGAGAACGCTACGGACTCGACATCACCCATGGGCCCTTTAAGAGTCTTCTTGAGCGCGCCGCTAAGGGTGTCCCACAATCGAATCGTCTCGTCCTTGCCCCCACTGGCGAGGGTCTTTCCATCCGGGGAATACGCTACAGACCAGACATCATCCCTATGCCCTCTAAGAATCCTCTTGAGCGCGCCGGTGTTGGCGTCCCACAATCGAATCGTGTCATCCCGGCTGCCACTGGCAAGGGTGTTCCCGTCCGGGGAATACGTTACAGAAAAGACCATATCCGAATGCCCTCTAAGGGTTTTCCTGTGCACACCGGTACGGGCATCCCACAACCGAATTGTCTTGTCCCGGCTCCCGCCGTGTTTCCGTCCGGGGAATACGCTACGGAAAAGACCACCTCCGAATGCCCTCTAAGGGTTTTCCTGTGCGCACCGGTACGGGCATCCCACAGCCGAATTGTCTTGTCCCGGCTCCCGCTGGCGAGCGTGTTTCCGTCCGGAGAATACGCTACGGAAAAGACCACCTCCGAATGCCCTCTAAGGGTTTTCCTGTGCACACCGGTACGGGCATCCCACAACCGAATTGTCTTGTCCCGGCTCCCGCTACGCTACAGACCAGACATAAGCCGTATGCCCTCCAAGGACCAACTCGTCGACTTGGGCGGTGCCGCTCTGCAAAAACAGGACGGCCGCGAATAAAAGGCTAAACCTGAAAAATAGTGCTTTCTTTTTTATCTGCTTTCCAGTTATCGTCAGACATAAACGTTTGAATTGCATTCGATAAATCCTTTTTTTGCTAGAAATTTTGGCTTGAAAACAATGAAAACTTGCCAACGTCAGTAGATATCTCCGAGGTATGGCGATCAGATTATCACAAAGTCAGGTTAAAAGTCAACTTTTTTCAGTTTACAGAAGGTTTTTGACGATACTCTTCTGTCAGTAAGGACATACCGTGCTTCTGCTTAACAACTTCCTCATAAAATAGGCGCTCACTGTAGAAATCAGGTTGACAACCACGCGAATCTTTCCTATAATTTCCGAACCTCTCATCGACTCTTGAGAGAACATCGGATTATATACACTATCTTAATAAATCGAGGAAAACACCATGAAAGATGAAACAACCGAAACAGCAAAAAACAGTACGAACGATTCCACACTCACGACTGATTTTATTCGGCAGGCGGTTCAGGAGGATTTGCGGACAAACCGATTTGACGGTCGTGTGCACACGCGGTTTCCGCCGGAGCCAAACGGTTACCTACATATTGGTCATGCCAAAGCTATCTGTATTAGCTTTGGCGTGGCGGAAGATTTCAATGGGCTTTGCAATTTGCGATTTGACGATACCAATCCGACCAAGGAAAGCATCGAATATGTGGAATCACAGCAGAAGGATATCCGATGGCTCGGATTTGATTGGGAAGACCGAGAGTTCTACGCCTCGGACTATTTTGAACAGCTTTACGAATATGCTGTGAAACTCATCCAGAAAGGTAAGGCATACGTCTGCGATCTGAATCCCGACGAAATACGGGAGCATCGTGGCACGTTGACGGAGCCGGGGGTGAACAGCCCGGATCGTGACCGCTCCGCTGAGGAAAACCTCGATCTTTTCGTGCGCATGCGGGCAGGTGAGTTTTCGGACGGCGAGCGCACACTTCGCGCCAAAATTGATATGGCATCTCCCAATCTGAACATGCGGGATCCGGTCATGTATCGCATTCGGCGGGCAACGCATTATAGACAGGGCGACAAGTGGTGTATCTACCCGATGTACGACTTCACGCATGGCCAAAGCGATTCTATAGAGGGTATCACCCACTCGTTATGTTCGCTCGAATATGAGGACCATCGCCCCCTGTACGATTGGTATCTTGACGAATTGGAAATCTATCATCCGCAGCAGATTGAGTTCGCTCGACTCAATGTCAGCAATACGATATTGAGCAAACGGTGGCTCGTCCAACTCGTGGAATCTGGCTATGTCAGCGGGTGGGATGATCCGCGTATGCCGACACTATCCGGTTTCCGAAGACGTGGCTACACCCCGGAAGCCATCCGAGATTTTTGCAATCGTATCGGCGTGGCGAAAAGCGATAATCTGGTCGATATTGCGCTGCTTGAATACTGCCTGCGTCAAGATTTGAATATACGTGCGCCACGTGTGATGGCTGTCCTGCGTCCACTCAAGGTGATTATTGATAACTATCCGGAGGACGAGGTGGAAGAGCTAGATGCCGAGAACAATCCAGAGGACGAGAGTATGGGGCATCGGAAAATTCCGTTTTCACGTGAGATTTACATTGAACGGGAAGATTTTATGGAAGATCCACCACGGAAATACTTCCGTTTGGCACCCGGTCGTGAAGTACGCTTAAAACACGCGTACTATATTACATGTGTCGATGTGGTTAAGGATGAGCAGACGGGAGAAGTTACTGAGCTACATTGCACTTATGATCCGGATACACGGGGAGGGTGGTCTGACGATGGACGTAGGGTAAGGGGAACGTTGCACTGGGTTTCCGCACCTCACGCACTTGAAGCCGAGGTTCGCCTATTCGATCATCTCTTTACCGAACCGAATCCCAACGTTCTCACGGATGATGATTTCGAGGCGAATTTGAATCCAAACTCACTGGAGATATTGGAATCATGCCGAGTTGAATCCAGTCTCGCCGATGCCGTGCCGGGAACCCAATACCAGTTCCTAAGAACGGGCTATTTCTGTGTAGATCCCGATTCCTCCGATGAAAAACTGGTATTCAATCGGGCGGTAACGCTGCGGGACACTTGGGCAAAGATTCAGAGAGCACAGCAGCGTCAGTGAGGGACATTGTAAGCCCTGTGGAAAGGAGAGCGTTTCATGTCCGCCGTACAAATTCACAGTGAATTGACTGTCGAAGATTTGCTTAGTGTGGTTAAGCAATTGCCGCCGGCTGAACTGCGCGAATTCACGCAGCAATTTTCGGAGTGGCAAAAGCAAAATGGAGAGAAAGATGAAGCAGTACTAGTAACTTTGATTCAGGAACATTCCTTCTTGCCTCCTACTGAACAGGAACGCTATGAGGAGTTGCGCCGCAAGTGTGAAGCGACAACACTGACGGAACATGAACTTACTGAATACCAATCGTTGCTCCAACAGTTGGAGGCTCGAAACATCAAGCGCATTGAAGCTCTCAGCACCTTAGCACAACGCCGTGGAACAACATTGCGGAGCATCATGGCAGAACTTGGTTTGAAAGACGGCAATGGCGACTTCTGAGCGTATCTCCCTCTCATTGCGCCGCCAAGTGAACGAGCAAGCACGGGGACTTTGCGAATTCTGCCGTTGCCCCGCCGATTTTACCAATGCCTCCTTTTACTGCGAACATATCTAACCAAGAAATGCTGGCGGAACAACAGCTTTGGACAATTTGGCGTGGGCATGTCCATGGTGCAATAGTCACAAATATACCAAAACCCACGCTCAAGACCCACATACAGGACAGCGCGTTCCGCCCTTTAATTCCCGCCGGCAACGATGGTCGAGACACTTCGTTTGGAGTGCGGACTTCATGTACATCATTGGACGAACTAGGACAGGCAGAGCAACCATAGATGCCTTACATCTGAATCGTCCTCAACTTCTCAATTTACAACGATTACTTCACGCTGCTGGTGAACATCCACCCAAGGTAGAATAACTCGATAACAAAGAAGGCCTCTCGCTTCGGGTTTCTAGCATCGTCAATTGTTATGAAGTCTCTTGAATATGGTAGATAGCCCTGTCTAACCGCTCAAGCACCTTTTTTCTGCCGAGCAGGATGATAATATCAAATAAGCCGGGGCCCCCCGATTCGCCGCTCAGTGCAACCCGTAACGGCTGCATCGCCTTGATCCGACTGATCTCTTTCGCTTCAATGTGCGCCCAAATTGCCGCTTCAACCGGCTCCGTTTCAAACACTTCAACCGCCGCTAAAACATCGCGGAGTCCCTGCAAAATCTCAGCGGGATCGCCTTTCCACCACTTCTTAACCGCCTTGGGGTCATAATCAAAATCGTCGGTGAAAAGGTAACTGTAGGCGGTAATATCCGCTAGTGTTTCCAATCGATCTCCAACCGCTGCAATAAATTGCTCCAGCCAGGCCCGGCTTTTTTCTTCCTCTAGAAAACCCGCTTTCCGCAAGAAGGGGATGACTGCATCGGTGCGTGCAGGCAGGTCTAACTGTGTGATATAGTGCCCGTTTAACCACTGGAGCTTTTTGATGTCAAAGACACTGCCGCTCTTTCCTACCCGCTCAAAGTCAAATTTATCAACGAGTTGGTCAACGGAAAAAATTTCCTCTTTGTCGTCGTAGGACCAACCAAGCCGCACGAGGAAATTAATCAACGCCTCCGGCAGATACCCATCATCGCGGTACTGTCCAACGGAGGTAGCACCGTGCCGCTTACTTAACTTCTCGCCCTTGCTGCTGCCGAGCACCATCGGCAGATGTGCACACTGCGGCGGGTCAATGTCGAGTGCTTGACAGATTAGGAGCTGCTTAGGGGTGTTAGACAGGTGGTCTGCCCCTCTGATGATATGCGTTATTCCCATTTCAATATCATCAACGATCGAAGTGAAATTGTAGAGCGGCGAACCGTTGGATCTGACAATAATAAAGTCGTCAAGCGTGTCAGCCTCAAATTTTACCACGTCCAGCACGAGATCGCGCACAATGATTGCACCTTCCGGGATTTTGAGCCGAATCGTTGATTTGCGTCCTTCCGCTTCGAGTTGCTGTCGATCCGCTTCTGTCAGATGTCTACACTTTCCGGGGTACCCCTGTGGGCGTTTTTCCACACGAGCAAGCGTCCGCATCTGATCCAATTCTTCGGGAGTGCAGTAGCAGCGATACGCGTTACCTGTGTCGAGTAACTGCTGCACATATTTGTCATAGAGATCACCGCGCTCCGTTTGAATGTAAGGTGCGTGGTGTCCTCCAGCCCTCGGTCCTTCATCCCAATCAAGTCCAAGCCATTCCATCGAATCGTAGATGCCCTGCATCGATTCGTCGGTGGATCTGGCTTCATCGGTATCGTCAATTCGAAGGATGAATGTTCCGCCATGATGCCTTGCGAAAAGCCAATTAAACAGTGCGGTGCGTGCGCCTCCGATATGAAGAAATCCTGTCGGCGAGGGCGCGAAGCGAACTCGAATGGGTTGGTCCGTTGCCATTGTAATATTTACTCCTTTATGTAATAGATTTATCGTGCTACTTTTGATACATGTTGTTGCGATTGCGAAACACCGATTTGGCGTTCATGGTCTTTGTACAGCAACAGTTCGGATCTTTTTAAGAAACCCGCAGGCGCCTAAAGACGTTTTATCAATTTAGGCAAGATTTCGGAAACTCTGATGTTGCACAAAACAGGTCATAGACGGTTGCGCAGCTGCCCGATTTGTCGCATCAATTCTCGTTGCCAGAATTCGTCTGGTAGTTCAAAGGGCATTTGAAATCAAGGTGTCTATATATGCTGCGTCAGATTTGATGTTCTCAAAGGCTTAAGTACAAATATTGGCACTATTATTGCATCTTGAAAATCAATCAATGTGCCTCCTTGAGGAAAGCCAGTGCCCTCACTAGCTTTTCTATTGTTCAAAGTTATAGGATTATAGAGAATTCGCTCAATTCAGTAATCTGAAGTGCCAAAAAATCAACAGAAAGGAAGTCAAAATGACACACAGTCAAGACTCTCAAAAGAATCGTCAGAATTTTTATGAGCTCGCCCTACTTCTTGCTGACGGGCAAGCCCATAAAGATAAAACATACAGTTGGTCAGATTTTATAGACAATCTGTCACAAATCTGTGACCAATTTGCTTACAGTATTCACCCTAAAGAGAAACCGCGTCGGGGTGCGTTACAATCTCGCTACCGAACCTATCGGATGTAATTTTACGATAGGTTTCGTAGCCCCGATTGGATCGGGATTTTTGTCAAATCTCTCCCCGCACCCCCGCTGCCAATTCTTCCGCAAATTTCTTCACGTTCGATAAGATTGCCGTTTCGTCTCCCAGATGTGATTCTATAACGTTAACGATTGCGCTACCAACGATGACTCCATCCGCAAGGTGCGCGACTGTATTCGCTTGCTCACTGGTTGATACCCCAAACCCAACACAAACCGGTTTTGGGGTCTGCTTCTTCAACTCAGTGATCATCGGCTGCATCTCATCGGAAAGTGTCGCACGCGCCCCTGTGACGCCGGTAACCGAGACACAATAGATAAACCCTGTGCTGGCCGACGCAATGAAACGCATTCGCTCAGGCGAACTTGTGGGCGCGGCGAGGAAGATTGTGGCAAGGTCATGCGTTGGAGCGACCTTTAACAACGTAGAGGCTTCCTCCGGTGGAAGGTCTGGAATAATGACTCCATCTACACCCGCCTTGTGTGCTGCAGCGCAGAACTCCGCTTCTCCCATCCGAAAAATTGGATTGTAGTAAGTCATTAGTGCAATCGGAATCTGTGTCTCCTGCCGAAGGGTCTCAACCATATCAAGAACCCCTCGGAGTGAGATTTTATCCGTCAACGCCCGTTCACTCGCCTTCTGGATGCTTGGTCCATCCGCGATAGGGTCGGAAAACGGCACGCCCAGTTCAATGAGATCCGCACCCGCCTCTTCAAGCGTTAAAAGTAGTCTTCGACTGATCTCTTCGGTTGGATCTCCGGCACAGATGTATGGCATAAACGCGCTCCGACCCTCTGCGCGTAACTGCTCAAATTTTGCTTCAATTCGATTCAATATAACACCTCATTATAACTATTATTTTTATTCTCATGTTCCTCAATCTGATGCAGCGTCTCACTCACATAGCGGCGCAGCCACTCGCTGTTGGTCGTCCTCGCCAACTCATTAAGCGGCTCAATAGCTTGTCGAGACCCGATTTTCCCCAAAGCAATAACCGTCGCCGAACAGACGGATCGATCTGGATCGTCTAATGCTGCAATCAACGGTTCAACCGAGTAGGTAGCCCTCAAATCCCCCAGCGCAACGGCAGCGGCGCAACGCATATCCGGTTCCACATCGTTCAGAAAAGGAATTAACGGCTCAACCGCCCGCGCATCCCGCAATGCTCCTAGCGAGGAGATTGCAAAACGTCGCACAGTGCTGTCCGCATCCCGCAGAGCGTTAATCAGAGGCAGTACGGCTTGCACATCCCCCATTGATTCCAACGCTTGCGCAGCATAGGATCGCATTTCCGCCGAATCCGACTTCAGCTTGGGCAAAAGAACCCACCGTGTCGTTGCATACTTCAACGGAGGGAGCATCCGCTCCCACAGACTTTTTAGAGGCTTGAATAAAATGTATGTGTCTTGCATAGCAATAAACCAATATGTCGCAAGAAAAAGCGTTCAAAGCCAGTTGCAAGTCCTTTGGCGCTGACATCTGCTTTCTGCCCGTTGCTGTAGCGTTCGTGGTATTTCTGTTTATTTTTAGGGCGTGAGTGCGTTCATTGATATCACACCTGAGGCGACAGAAATCGGTTTGTAAATTCGGGCTTTGTGCATTTGTCCATTACGACCTGCAAACCGTGTGAACGTGCTTTGGCTGCGGCATTTTCGTGGATAATCCCCAGTTGCATCCAGACAACCTTTGCCCCGATTTCGATAGCTTGATCAACAATCTCTGGCACGTATTCGGTACGCCGAAAAATATCGACAATTTCGACAGGTTGATTTTTAGGAATATCAAGCAGACTTGGATATGCCTTTTCGCCTAAAACCTCGTCGTAGGTTGGAGTTACGGGAATAATCCGGTAACCCTGTTCTTTCAAAAACTTCGCAACACGATAACTAGG is a genomic window containing:
- the trpA gene encoding tryptophan synthase subunit alpha → MNRIEAKFEQLRAEGRSAFMPYICAGDPTEEISRRLLLTLEEAGADLIELGVPFSDPIADGPSIQKASERALTDKISLRGVLDMVETLRQETQIPIALMTYYNPIFRMGEAEFCAAAHKAGVDGVIIPDLPPEEASTLLKVAPTHDLATIFLAAPTSSPERMRFIASASTGFIYCVSVTGVTGARATLSDEMQPMITELKKQTPKPVCVGFGVSTSEQANTVAHLADGVIVGSAIVNVIESHLGDETAILSNVKKFAEELAAGVRGEI
- a CDS encoding HEAT repeat domain-containing protein, whose translation is MQDTYILFKPLKSLWERMLPPLKYATTRWVLLPKLKSDSAEMRSYAAQALESMGDVQAVLPLINALRDADSTVRRFAISSLGALRDARAVEPLIPFLNDVEPDMRCAAAVALGDLRATYSVEPLIAALDDPDRSVCSATVIALGKIGSRQAIEPLNELARTTNSEWLRRYVSETLHQIEEHENKNNSYNEVLY
- a CDS encoding glutamate--tRNA ligase yields the protein MATDQPIRVRFAPSPTGFLHIGGARTALFNWLFARHHGGTFILRIDDTDEARSTDESMQGIYDSMEWLGLDWDEGPRAGGHHAPYIQTERGDLYDKYVQQLLDTGNAYRCYCTPEELDQMRTLARVEKRPQGYPGKCRHLTEADRQQLEAEGRKSTIRLKIPEGAIIVRDLVLDVVKFEADTLDDFIIVRSNGSPLYNFTSIVDDIEMGITHIIRGADHLSNTPKQLLICQALDIDPPQCAHLPMVLGSSKGEKLSKRHGATSVGQYRDDGYLPEALINFLVRLGWSYDDKEEIFSVDQLVDKFDFERVGKSGSVFDIKKLQWLNGHYITQLDLPARTDAVIPFLRKAGFLEEEKSRAWLEQFIAAVGDRLETLADITAYSYLFTDDFDYDPKAVKKWWKGDPAEILQGLRDVLAAVEVFETEPVEAAIWAHIEAKEISRIKAMQPLRVALSGESGGPGLFDIIILLGRKKVLERLDRAIYHIQETS
- a CDS encoding CoA-binding protein, coding for MSAHTSDPIHDMFVQYKTIAVVGLSAKLDRPSYRVAKFLKEQGYRIIPVTPTYDEVLGEKAYPSLLDIPKNQPVEIVDIFRRTEYVPEIVDQAIEIGAKVVWMQLGIIHENAAAKARSHGLQVVMDKCTKPEFTNRFLSPQV
- a CDS encoding glutamine--tRNA ligase/YqeY domain fusion protein, which translates into the protein MKDETTETAKNSTNDSTLTTDFIRQAVQEDLRTNRFDGRVHTRFPPEPNGYLHIGHAKAICISFGVAEDFNGLCNLRFDDTNPTKESIEYVESQQKDIRWLGFDWEDREFYASDYFEQLYEYAVKLIQKGKAYVCDLNPDEIREHRGTLTEPGVNSPDRDRSAEENLDLFVRMRAGEFSDGERTLRAKIDMASPNLNMRDPVMYRIRRATHYRQGDKWCIYPMYDFTHGQSDSIEGITHSLCSLEYEDHRPLYDWYLDELEIYHPQQIEFARLNVSNTILSKRWLVQLVESGYVSGWDDPRMPTLSGFRRRGYTPEAIRDFCNRIGVAKSDNLVDIALLEYCLRQDLNIRAPRVMAVLRPLKVIIDNYPEDEVEELDAENNPEDESMGHRKIPFSREIYIEREDFMEDPPRKYFRLAPGREVRLKHAYYITCVDVVKDEQTGEVTELHCTYDPDTRGGWSDDGRRVRGTLHWVSAPHALEAEVRLFDHLFTEPNPNVLTDDDFEANLNPNSLEILESCRVESSLADAVPGTQYQFLRTGYFCVDPDSSDEKLVFNRAVTLRDTWAKIQRAQQRQ